The sequence below is a genomic window from Gammaproteobacteria bacterium.
TATTTTGCGTTGGCGGGAATACCTGCAATACGGTTTGATTATCATGGTACGGGTGACTCATCTGGTTTTAATGATGAGGGTAATCGCCTTGATCATTGGCTTTGGAGTATTGAGCAAGCAATGAGCGAGGTCAAAAAACTTTCAGGGTGCTCCAAGGTGGGTCTGTTTGGTTTGCGAATGGGTGCGACGCTCGCTTCATTGGTTTCAGCGAGAGTTGATGTTGATTTTTTAGTTCTATGGGCTGCTTTAGAGAGTGGTCGGAGATATATTCGTGAAATAAAAACAATTCAGATGACTGGAGTCAGTCAAACTGGGGTCGCGCCCAGTTTTGTTGAAGCTGGAGGAATGGTTTATTGGCCTCAAACGGCTGATGCAATCAGTCAGATAGATTTAATAAAGATTACACCTAAGGCTTCTCGTGTATTGATTATTCCCCGGGATGACTTGCAAGTAAAGACCAAATTGAAAGATGGCTGGGTCGCTCAAGGGGTTAGTGTAGAGCAGTTTGAATATTCGGGTTATTCCGAAATGTTGTTGTTGGCACTTAAATCGGTTGTGCCTCATGAGACTATTCATAAGGTGGTGAGCTGGGTCAGAGCGGGAATTGATTGTCCGAGTGCTACAGAGTGTGAAGCTGCAGATTTAGATGTTGCTACGAGCATATGGGTCAAGTCCATCTATGATAAAGAAAAGTATGGTCAAAATGAATCAAAAGTGAAAGAGTCATTTGTTCGATTTGGATCGGATAACAACAATTTTGCTATCTTGGTCGAACCGCCTGAAATAATTTCACCAGAACGTCCTATCATCATTATTGCGAGCTCGGGTGCTACGCACCGAGTTGGTCCGAGCCGATTATATGTGTCTTTAGCCAGAAGTTTGGCCTCTGAAGGTTTTCGCTGTTTGAGAATTGATATCCCTGGCTTGGGGGATAGTATTACTCATGACCACGAACAAGAAAATAGAGAGTACATTGATAAATCAAGTGATGTGATTCGTCAAGCTATGGAGTCATTCGGCTCTGCATACAAAAAAAACAGATACGTTGTGACAGGTTTGTGTTCAGGTGCTTATTTCTCTTTTCATGCGGCTCTGGATCTTAAGAATGTGGATATCGTAGAGAGTATTTTAATTAACCCTCTTACCTTTTACTGGTACGAAGGTATGGAGTTTGATAGTTCACCTGCAAAGAATTTTGGGCACTGGAATTGGTATATGAAGGCGTTGAAGGATCCCAGTAGCTGGTTAAGATTAATAAGAGGAGGGTCAGATTATTCTGAACTTTATGAAACGATAAAAAATCGAATAAAGATTATCATATCCGCAAAAATAAATTCAATAAAGAGTAGCAGAAGTGATAATGTCGCTGCTGAAGGTCATTCTAAAAATAATTTAAATATTGATTTAATGCAAATTGCTTCTCGCAACAGGCACTTATCATTTATTCTTGCAAGAAGCGATCCTGGGTATGATATTTTGATGACCAGCGCAGGAAAAACCGCGAAAAAACTTATTAACGATGGCAAAATAGATATTCATTTCATTGAAGATGCGGATCATACGTTCTCAAAGTATCAACCCCGATGTGATGCGATTGATTGTATGGTTAAGCATATTATTTTTCGGTATGGAAAAGAGTTGTAAAGGAAGGAAGTTATTGTGTTCGATTCGATCAACAAAGAGCTGTATTCAAGCAGTGATGGAGTTCACTCCTATATCAATACTACATTGCAGGCACCCGAGGTCAGCATCCTGGTAAAATATAAAGATGCCTATTACGGTAAAAAAATATTAGACATTGGTTGTGGTGCTGGCCGGACATCCCATTATTTCCGTAATTTTACTCATCAATATATTGGCGTGGACTACTCAAAGCCCATGGTTGATTTTTGTAAAAGCCAGTACCCTGAACTGGCATTTGAGCATTGTGATGCAAGAGATTTAAGCCATTTTGATGATGGTGAATTTGATTTTGTCATGTTTTCATACAATGGGATAGATTATATTGGTCATGATGATCGCATGCAGGTTTTAGATGAAATACAGCGCGTTTTAAAAAATGGCGGGGTGTTTGTTTTTTCGGCACATAATAGAAAATATAACCACATTATTCTAAAACCAAAGCTACAGTTGACACTTCACCCAGTTAGATTGCTTAAAAATGTAGTGAGTTATTATAAGCAAGAAAAAAATCATAAAGAGCTGATATCAAATGAGGTACACAATAAAAGCTTTTCGATTTTAAATGATAATGGAAATAATTTTGGCTTGCTAACCTATTATATTGACAGGTATAACCAAACTAAACAGCTAACAAAGAAGGGTTTCAAATTACTGGAAATGTTTCAGTTGAATGGCCAGGTTTTGTTGCCTGAGAAAGATGATTCTGACAGCGGTTGGATCTACTATGTATCCGAAAAAATATAGCAAGTCAGAATGTCCAAGTTACTACGTGCTCGCTCTTTACTTATGCCTTATTGAAATAGTCATATAATTTATATAAATATTTTACCCATTGGTTGCGTATAATTTGTACATTGACAATGTTGATACTGGAGCGGGTTAGTCGCTCTTTGTAGTGTGTGTTTTTTCCTTTGCCAGCTAACATATCATAGCTGTTTATATCGCTAGCGCATGCGTGCTCTATTTCATAGCCAAAATGTATATAACCTAATGCAATTTTTTTATGAACACTTTCATCAAATCCTGCTTGAATATTATACTTTTGATTATTAACAAGATAGTTGTACTGGATCGAAACGGGATTGTTATCTATAGATAATATTGAGAAGCATAATGCATTTCGTTGATCCATTAATTTCGCTAGAGTCGTATTGAAACGTAATCGTTTATCCCGAAAAACGGGGGATCCCCACCTTTTAGCGTGTAGGTGATTAAGTTGTTTGAATTGAGACTCAATATCATCGTTCTGTTTTGGATTGAAGTGGATCTCTCCCAGCTGATCAAGTATTTTTCGCCGATTAAATAAGCTAAGGCGTGTATTCTTCCCTAAATTTTTAATATAGTGGTCAAAGCTTCCGGTTGTTTCTATAAAAAAGCTTTTGAACTCCTCTGCTATGCGATAGTAGGAATTAGGAATGGGCTTCTCTTTTTTTAGCAGCTTGTATGTGTCTGAATCTTTTTTTAAGTCAACGAGTATGAGTTCATCCCATGTTGATAAGGTGTTTATATGTTTGTAGAAAGCGTTCACAACTTCATTTGATAGTGATTTTTCTGCAATAAAATCAAGGAGCTCAGTTCGCATCGTCGCTTTACCATGCCAGCAGTTACCAATGAACTGCAGCCTATGAGTCACAATGATCTTTTTTGACTTAGCTTTTGATAGATATAAAGGTGCAAGACCAACCAGATTACCCTTGTCATCTACGGCGGCCAAAAGTTGTAACTGCATCTGCTCAGGTTCGGCAAAGGTGTGCCACCATGTATGTTGCCACTCCCAACTCATAAATAGTGGATCTGAGTTTGATTTTTCTAATAGTAAATTCCAGGCGTGCCTGGAATCTCTAAACTGTTTTTCATTCCACGTCTGGATGTTGATTTGCTTCATATAAGGTAAAATATCTCAAGCCATTCGTATAAGTTGTGAGTCAGGTCATATTTCGTGACCGTTCTTTAGAGATTTTTAGTAAAGACAGGTAAATAGGGGGATAGGGGGATATCCATACCATACTTATAAAATTAATGTGCATCCTTGCTATTCCGAATATTATAAATAGCCGAGCTATTTAATAAACCGATGAGGGTAGATAATTTTCATAATAAAAGCTGGAATCATTTTCTTGATTTTTTTACGTAGTTCATCTGGCATCAAATCGCCAAAACTATTTAGAAGACGCAGGTACTTTCCACGGTAGCCATTGGTTCTGAGCTTTCTGTCATACCCCAGATCATTTTCACTTAATTCAAGTTGAAAGAATTGGCTGATTTTTCTGGCTGTTTCTTTTGAATTAAGAGCGTAATCTGAATAGTTCACAACAATATGTGGAATATTGTATTGTTGCATTGCATGCTCTGCTGTTTTCATATGGTGCTCAATGCGCCTAAAAGAGGCTTGTTTATCATCGTTGTTCCATCTTAGGCGAAGAAAACTTTGATGTATCTCTTTTGGGTCACGTTTTAGCAAAATAACCTTTGTGTTTGATTGCT
It includes:
- a CDS encoding class I SAM-dependent methyltransferase — translated: MFDSINKELYSSSDGVHSYINTTLQAPEVSILVKYKDAYYGKKILDIGCGAGRTSHYFRNFTHQYIGVDYSKPMVDFCKSQYPELAFEHCDARDLSHFDDGEFDFVMFSYNGIDYIGHDDRMQVLDEIQRVLKNGGVFVFSAHNRKYNHIILKPKLQLTLHPVRLLKNVVSYYKQEKNHKELISNEVHNKSFSILNDNGNNFGLLTYYIDRYNQTKQLTKKGFKLLEMFQLNGQVLLPEKDDSDSGWIYYVSEKI
- a CDS encoding GNAT family N-acetyltransferase; this encodes MKQINIQTWNEKQFRDSRHAWNLLLEKSNSDPLFMSWEWQHTWWHTFAEPEQMQLQLLAAVDDKGNLVGLAPLYLSKAKSKKIIVTHRLQFIGNCWHGKATMRTELLDFIAEKSLSNEVVNAFYKHINTLSTWDELILVDLKKDSDTYKLLKKEKPIPNSYYRIAEEFKSFFIETTGSFDHYIKNLGKNTRLSLFNRRKILDQLGEIHFNPKQNDDIESQFKQLNHLHAKRWGSPVFRDKRLRFNTTLAKLMDQRNALCFSILSIDNNPVSIQYNYLVNNQKYNIQAGFDESVHKKIALGYIHFGYEIEHACASDINSYDMLAGKGKNTHYKERLTRSSINIVNVQIIRNQWVKYLYKLYDYFNKA
- a CDS encoding sulfotransferase — encoded protein: MSVNVIIVGSPRSGTSMTAAIFKNRGYFVTENEENQLQQANEYNPYGFWEAESLKKCNAEVFKAAGFECENTWLFDAISDQQTEKILSLTPSKAHKELIAQFEEHTPWLWKDPSLCYTIGYWWPLLKQSNTKVILLKRDPKEIHQSFLRLRWNNDDKQASFRRIEHHMKTAEHAMQQYNIPHIVVNYSDYALNSKETARKISQFFQLELSENDLGYDRKLRTNGYRGKYLRLLNSFGDLMPDELRKKIKKMIPAFIMKIIYPHRFIK